One stretch of Desulfomonile tiedjei DNA includes these proteins:
- a CDS encoding ABC transporter permease has product MTLLGDTLRRLAKNKMGMVGLFVVAALFFVAIFAGSLAPYAPDRIDTAHILAPPTWDHYMGTDMLGRDVLSRILYGSGVSLSVGFVAVGISTLIGVLLGSVSGYYGGLSDRVVMRFVDIMLCFPTFFLILAVIAFIGPSIWNIMVVIGVTSWMGVTRLVRAEFLSIRERDYVQAAIAQGAGDLRIIFLHILPNAMAPVLVAATLGVAAAVLVESSLSFLGIGVQPPDPSWGNMLTEGKDNIEIAWWLSVFPGVAIFITVMGYNLLGEAIRDSLDPRLRR; this is encoded by the coding sequence ATGACTCTACTAGGAGATACCCTTCGCCGCCTCGCTAAGAACAAGATGGGCATGGTAGGGTTATTTGTTGTTGCCGCTCTTTTTTTTGTGGCCATCTTTGCCGGTAGCCTGGCGCCGTACGCGCCCGACCGTATCGACACCGCTCATATCCTTGCCCCTCCCACGTGGGACCATTACATGGGGACGGACATGCTGGGCCGGGACGTTCTTTCCAGAATCCTCTATGGCTCAGGGGTTTCCTTGAGTGTAGGCTTTGTGGCTGTCGGAATATCCACTCTGATCGGGGTGCTTCTGGGGTCTGTTTCCGGCTATTACGGTGGGCTATCCGACCGTGTCGTGATGCGGTTCGTGGATATCATGCTGTGCTTTCCGACGTTTTTCCTCATCCTGGCTGTGATTGCCTTCATCGGACCCAGCATATGGAACATAATGGTGGTCATCGGAGTGACTTCGTGGATGGGTGTGACCCGTCTGGTACGGGCAGAATTCCTCAGCATACGCGAACGCGATTACGTCCAGGCCGCGATTGCCCAGGGAGCGGGCGATCTCCGGATAATCTTCCTACACATTTTGCCTAACGCTATGGCACCGGTCCTTGTGGCCGCAACTCTCGGTGTCGCAGCGGCCGTGCTGGTCGAATCGAGCCTTTCGTTCCTCGGAATCGGGGTCCAGCCGCCCGACCCCTCCTGGGGCAATATGCTCACCGAAGGCAAAGACAACATAGAAATCGCATGGTGGCTGTCCGTCTTCCCCGGCGTGGCCATTTTCATAACCGTCATGGGCTATAACCTGCTCGGCGAAGCTATCCGCGACTCCCTCGACCCCCGCCTGCGACGGTGA
- the serS gene encoding serine--tRNA ligase — protein sequence MLDIAFIRSNPDLIKEGIRKKRMKMDVDELLAVDDELRKLKAEAETLRADRNRLSKEIPNLKGDEKDRAVAQVKSIRQGLSEVEPNLREAEERFERLMLMVPNPPLPEVPEGESDDDNVEVRSFGKPAKFDFQPKDHLELAESLDIVDMARAVKFAGARMYFLKNEGALLEFALFKFTLDHLFSKGFQPMIVPQLVRREAMIGTGFFPLGEEDTFFVEKDNLYLIGTSEVSLVSYHMDEILNEKDLPKHYCGYSSCFRREAGSYGKDTRGFYRLHQFNKVEQVIICVNDPEVSRQEHMLLLNNAESIMQALGLPHRVALACTAEIGQGQVLKHEIETWMPSRQKYSETHSCSTLHEFQARRLKIRWRGKNGKTQFCHTLNNTAVASPRILIPILENFQNEDGSVTIPEVLRPLMNGMERIEPKKQ from the coding sequence ATGCTTGACATCGCCTTCATCCGAAGCAATCCCGACTTGATAAAGGAAGGCATACGCAAGAAGCGTATGAAAATGGACGTAGATGAGCTGCTTGCCGTAGACGACGAGCTAAGGAAACTCAAGGCTGAGGCGGAAACGCTCCGCGCGGATCGCAATCGGCTGTCAAAGGAGATCCCGAATCTCAAAGGAGACGAAAAAGACCGGGCAGTGGCGCAGGTCAAGTCTATCCGGCAAGGACTCAGCGAAGTTGAGCCTAATCTCAGAGAGGCAGAGGAACGCTTCGAGCGACTGATGCTCATGGTCCCGAATCCGCCGCTGCCGGAGGTGCCGGAAGGCGAGTCAGACGACGACAACGTAGAGGTGAGGTCCTTCGGCAAGCCCGCGAAATTCGACTTCCAGCCCAAGGATCACCTGGAATTGGCCGAGAGCCTGGATATCGTAGATATGGCCAGGGCGGTCAAATTCGCGGGTGCCCGCATGTACTTCCTGAAGAATGAAGGTGCCCTGCTCGAATTCGCACTTTTCAAATTCACCCTCGATCATCTGTTTTCCAAAGGCTTCCAGCCCATGATCGTGCCTCAACTGGTGAGGCGGGAAGCCATGATAGGAACGGGCTTTTTTCCACTTGGCGAGGAAGACACCTTTTTTGTGGAAAAGGATAACCTGTATTTGATCGGCACATCCGAGGTATCTCTGGTCTCTTACCATATGGACGAAATTCTCAACGAAAAAGACCTTCCTAAGCACTATTGCGGCTATTCGTCTTGCTTCCGCAGGGAAGCCGGGTCTTACGGAAAGGACACTCGAGGCTTTTATCGCCTCCACCAGTTTAACAAAGTGGAACAAGTCATCATTTGTGTGAATGACCCCGAAGTTTCGCGGCAGGAACATATGCTTCTTTTGAATAATGCGGAATCCATCATGCAGGCACTAGGTTTACCGCATCGGGTTGCACTGGCCTGCACCGCGGAAATAGGCCAAGGACAGGTCTTGAAACATGAGATCGAGACGTGGATGCCGAGCCGCCAAAAATACTCGGAGACCCATTCCTGTTCCACTTTGCACGAATTCCAGGCACGAAGGCTGAAAATTCGTTGGCGCGGGAAAAACGGAAAGACTCAATTCTGCCACACTCTGAATAATACCGCGGTCGCGTCGCCAAGAATCCTGATCCCGATCCTGGAGAATTTCCAAAACGAGGACGGAAGCGTTACAATCCCCGAAGTGCTCCGCCCCCTGATGAACGGCATGGAACGTATAGAACCGAAGAAGCAGTGA
- a CDS encoding ABC transporter permease, giving the protein MGFYLLKRLLLMIPVLLGITIISFTVMKVAPGDPVSLITDLNPNMNEEAIKRIRAHYGLDEPMHVQYLKWLRNMLMLDFGRSFASDNRPVIDKILERIPITLLINALSMSLILIVAIPIGVMSAVKQDSFFDKGTTVFVFLGFAIPTFWLALLLMILFGVQLNWLPISGFRSLHYADLSFAGRILDIAKHLILPIFVSGFGGLAGYSRYMRSNMLEVIRQDYITTARAKGLDETTVIFKHALRNALLPVITLLGLSVPGLIGGSVIFETIFSIPGMGQLFYQSVMMRDYPTIMGILVIGAVLTLLGNLLADLFYSLADPRIRVSG; this is encoded by the coding sequence ATGGGCTTTTACCTTCTGAAACGTCTCTTGCTTATGATACCGGTGCTGCTGGGGATCACCATAATATCGTTCACCGTCATGAAGGTCGCACCGGGCGATCCTGTCAGCCTTATTACGGACCTCAATCCGAATATGAACGAAGAGGCCATCAAGAGAATCCGTGCGCATTACGGGCTCGACGAACCTATGCACGTTCAATATCTCAAGTGGCTCAGGAACATGCTGATGCTGGATTTCGGCCGCTCCTTCGCTTCGGACAACCGGCCCGTTATAGACAAGATCCTGGAGCGCATTCCCATAACTCTACTGATAAACGCACTCTCGATGAGTTTGATTCTTATCGTGGCGATCCCGATAGGTGTCATGTCCGCGGTGAAGCAAGACTCGTTCTTTGATAAAGGGACCACTGTATTCGTATTCCTCGGTTTTGCCATCCCAACGTTCTGGCTTGCCCTTTTGCTCATGATTCTTTTCGGTGTGCAACTTAACTGGCTCCCCATCTCCGGGTTCCGCTCTTTGCATTACGCGGACCTCTCTTTTGCCGGACGAATCCTCGACATAGCAAAGCACCTGATTTTGCCGATATTTGTTTCCGGTTTCGGAGGATTGGCAGGGTATAGCCGGTACATGCGATCGAACATGTTGGAAGTGATTCGGCAAGACTACATCACCACAGCCCGCGCAAAGGGACTCGACGAGACCACGGTAATATTCAAACACGCGCTGCGAAACGCCCTGCTGCCTGTAATAACTCTCCTCGGGCTGTCCGTCCCCGGCCTGATAGGAGGAAGCGTCATTTTCGAGACCATTTTTTCGATTCCCGGAATGGGACAGCTTTTCTACCAATCCGTAATGATGAGGGATTACCCGACCATAATGGGCATTCTGGTAATCGGAGCGGTTCTGACACTCTTGGGGAACCTGCTGGCAGACCTCTTCTATTCCCTTGCGGACCCCAGGATCAGGGTCTCAGGGTGA
- a CDS encoding peptide-binding protein has translation MKLKEIAILVTLAALCLTTGCGQAPQESKTTAGNQQTPPAAKKQYEPAYGDMIIRGSIGDASVLLPVLVSDSASGEITGLIYNGLVRYDKDIKLEGDLAEKWDISDDKLTIRFFLRKDVKWQDGTPFTSKDVEYTYKLIVDPKTPTAYATDFLKVKEFRVLDDYTVEVTYDKPYAPALGSWGQAMHPSHLLEGKDVTQSPLKRHPIGTGPYKFVEWKTGEKIILDSYHDYFEGRPYIDRVLTRTIPDLATMFLELKAGRVDQMGLTPLQYTRQTDSQLFKENFVKYKYLAFGYSYLGYNLQDWKFKDKKVRQALTTAINRESIVSGVLFGLGKVTDTPFKPDTMWYNHNVKKFPYDPEKAKQMFAEAGWKDTDGDGILDKDGKPFEFTILTNHGNDIRKNAATIIQNDLKKVGIKVHIRVIEWAAFLKNFINKRNFEATLLGWGIGIDPSQIDIWNSKKTGETQLNFITYQNPEVDQLLDDGAATYDPEERKKYYDKFQEIIAEDQPYTFLFVQDSLPVTSSRFHGIEPAAAGIMYNFIKWYVPKPLQKYHIEP, from the coding sequence ATGAAATTGAAAGAGATCGCCATATTAGTCACCTTGGCCGCTTTATGTCTAACAACCGGATGCGGGCAGGCGCCGCAAGAATCGAAAACCACCGCGGGCAATCAGCAGACACCGCCGGCTGCAAAGAAGCAGTACGAGCCTGCTTACGGCGACATGATAATCCGTGGAAGCATAGGCGATGCCTCGGTTCTGCTTCCTGTGCTGGTTTCAGATTCCGCCAGCGGTGAAATTACAGGCCTCATCTATAATGGCCTGGTGAGATACGACAAGGACATCAAGCTCGAAGGCGACCTTGCCGAAAAATGGGACATATCCGACGACAAGCTCACCATCCGATTTTTTCTCAGAAAGGACGTGAAATGGCAGGATGGTACGCCATTTACCAGCAAGGACGTTGAATACACCTACAAATTGATAGTTGATCCAAAGACGCCGACAGCATACGCGACCGATTTTCTGAAAGTGAAGGAATTCCGAGTTCTGGACGACTACACCGTCGAGGTGACGTACGACAAGCCGTATGCGCCCGCGCTGGGCTCCTGGGGCCAGGCCATGCACCCCAGCCATCTGCTGGAAGGCAAGGATGTCACCCAGAGCCCATTGAAGAGACACCCGATCGGGACAGGCCCGTACAAGTTCGTTGAATGGAAGACCGGCGAAAAGATAATTCTTGACAGTTACCATGACTATTTCGAGGGTCGGCCGTACATTGACCGGGTTCTAACACGCACCATACCTGACCTGGCAACCATGTTTTTGGAACTCAAGGCGGGAAGAGTGGACCAAATGGGGCTAACCCCGCTTCAGTACACCAGGCAAACGGATTCGCAACTGTTTAAGGAGAATTTTGTCAAATACAAATATCTGGCCTTTGGATACAGCTACCTCGGGTACAATCTTCAGGATTGGAAATTCAAAGACAAGAAAGTGCGTCAGGCGCTCACAACCGCGATCAACAGGGAAAGCATAGTTAGTGGAGTTTTGTTCGGCCTCGGGAAGGTGACGGACACACCGTTCAAACCTGATACCATGTGGTACAATCATAACGTGAAGAAGTTCCCGTACGATCCCGAAAAAGCCAAGCAGATGTTCGCGGAAGCGGGATGGAAGGACACCGACGGAGACGGCATCCTCGACAAGGATGGAAAACCCTTTGAATTCACAATCCTCACCAACCACGGCAACGACATTCGCAAAAATGCCGCCACAATCATCCAGAACGATCTGAAAAAGGTCGGCATAAAGGTCCACATCCGCGTGATCGAGTGGGCTGCGTTCCTCAAGAACTTCATCAACAAGAGAAACTTTGAAGCCACCTTGCTCGGGTGGGGGATCGGGATTGATCCCAGCCAGATCGATATATGGAATTCGAAAAAAACGGGCGAGACGCAACTGAACTTTATCACCTATCAAAACCCGGAAGTGGACCAACTGTTGGATGACGGCGCTGCCACTTACGACCCTGAGGAGCGAAAGAAGTATTACGACAAATTCCAAGAGATAATCGCGGAGGATCAGCCGTACACTTTCCTCTTTGTCCAGGATTCCCTGCCGGTCACAAGTTCTCGGTTTCACGGGATTGAACCCGCGGCCGCAGGAATAATGTATAACTTCATAAAATGGTATGTTCCGAAGCCTCTTCAGAAGTACCACATCGAACCGTGA